The genomic region CAGTCGTTGGTCAGTGGCGGGATGAGGTCGGCGGCCAGGCCCTCATACAGCGGAGCGTCAAGTGTCGCTTCGTCCGGTTCCGCCAGGTGCAGCACGTCACCGGTGCGCAGCGTGCGCCCACCATGGCCACCGAAGAGGCCGAGCGTGAAGGTCGATCTGCTGCCGAGGTAGTCGGGCACGTCGATGCCGCCGCGCACGAGCAGATAGGTGCGGCAACCGGCGCCTTGGATCGCGCCTAACTTCAGCGTTGCGCCCGCGGGCACGTCGAACGCGCACCAGTAGGGCACGGATTGGCCATCCATCGTCGCGGTCATCGGCGCGCCGGCCAGGCAGATGGTCGACTTGCGGTTGAACTTCAGCGTAGGGCCGGTAATCGTCAGTTCCAGCCCGGCGACGCCCTCGGTGTTGCCGACTATGCGGTTGCCCAGGCGGAACGACAGGTGGTCCATCGGCCCGTTCGGTGGGATGCCAACGTCCCAGTAGCCCAGCCGGCCGGGGTAGTCCTGCACGGTGGAGAAATTGCCGGCCGCCAGCACGTCGATGCTGGGGTCGTAGTAGTTGAAGCCGGCCAGCGTCTTCGTGATCACCTTGCCGGCACGGAAGACGTCGGACGCGATGAAGTCGCGCAGGTAGAAGAGGTTCGTCTCGATCCCTTCCAGCCGCGTGCGCGACAGCGCTGCCGACATCTTCTCGATCGCGGTGTCGCGCGTGTCGGCGTGTACGATCAGCTTCGCCACCAGCGGGTCGTAGTGCGGCGAGACCTCGCTGCCCGTCTGAACCCAGGTGTCCACGCGCGCATCGGTTGGAAACGTGACTTCGGTTAGCAGGCCAGCAGACGGCTGAAAATTCTTGGCCGGGTCCTCGGCGTACAGGCGCACCTCGATCGAGTGGCCACGGCTCGTCGACTGAAGCGAGTGAAGCGGCGGCAGGTCGCCTGCGGCCAGGCGCACCATCCATCCGACGAGGTCGACGTTATGCACCGCCTCGGTCACGGGGTGTTCAACCTGAAGGCGCGTGTTCACCTCCAGGAAGTAGAACTGCTGCGTGATCGCGTCCAGCACGAATTCCACCGTGCCCGCAGATCGGTAAGCGACCGCCTTGGCCAGTCGAACGGCGGTCTCCTGAAGCTCACGGCGCGTGCTCTCACTGAGGTGCGGGGCGGGCGTCTCCTCGATCACCTTCTGGTTGCGGCGCTGGGCGGAGCAATCGCGCTCGCCGAGCGCGATCACGTCGCCTCGGCCGTCGCCGAAGATCTGCACTTCGACATGGCGGGCTTGGGCGATGAACTTTTCCAGGTACATGCCCGCCTGGCCGAAGTGCGACTCGCTTAACCTGCGCACGCTTTCAAACGCCTGGCCGAGCTGGGCGGCGTCGCTACAGACGCGCATGCCGATGCCGCCACCACCGGCGGTGCTTTTCAGGATCACCGGATAGCCGATTCGCTCCGCGGCGGCCGCGGCGGTGTCGACGTCGCTTAGCAGATCGGTACCCGGCAACAGCGAGACGTTGTTGGACTTGGCCAATTCGCGGGCCGTGTGCTTCAGGCCAAAGGCGCGCATGTTGTCGCCCGTGGGCCCGATGAACACGATGCCGGCTGCGGCGCAGGCGTCGGCAAAGCCGGCGTTCTCGCTCAGTAGGCCGTAGCCGGGGTGAATCGCTTCTGCCCCCGTATCTAGCGCGGCCTGGATGATGCGCTCGGCCTTCAGGTAGCTCTGATCGACCGCCGCGGGACCGATCAGCACGGCCTCGTCGGCTAGATCAACATGCTGCGACGCGTGATCCGCCTCGGAGTAGACGGCCACCGACTTCACGCCCAGCCGCTTCAGCGTGCGGATGATCCGGCAGGCGATTTCCCCGCGATTGGCGATGAGGACTTTCTTGAACATATGTTGATCCGAACGCGGCGCCTTCTCCGGTCCCTCTCCCATGTACGCATCGGAGAGGCTAGGTGAGAGTGATTTGTGCTTTGGAGAGCCGTCAGCACTTCGAAATCACCCTCACCTAGCCTCTCCCGGAGTACCGGGAGAGGGACCGGAGAACGCTTCTCCATCTCCCGCAATCACCACCCGCACCGCCGTCGGGTTGAACGCGTTGCACGGGTTGTTGATCTGCGGGCAGTTGCTGATGACCACCAGTACGTCCTTGGCCGCCACTAGGTCGACGTACTTGCCGGGCGCGCTGATGCCGTCGACGATGCCGAGGCTGCCGTCGGGCTCGACGGG from Tepidisphaeraceae bacterium harbors:
- the uca gene encoding urea carboxylase, with the translated sequence MFKKVLIANRGEIACRIIRTLKRLGVKSVAVYSEADHASQHVDLADEAVLIGPAAVDQSYLKAERIIQAALDTGAEAIHPGYGLLSENAGFADACAAAGIVFIGPTGDNMRAFGLKHTARELAKSNNVSLLPGTDLLSDVDTAAAAAERIGYPVILKSTAGGGGIGMRVCSDAAQLGQAFESVRRLSESHFGQAGMYLEKFIAQARHVEVQIFGDGRGDVIALGERDCSAQRRNQKVIEETPAPHLSESTRRELQETAVRLAKAVAYRSAGTVEFVLDAITQQFYFLEVNTRLQVEHPVTEAVHNVDLVGWMVRLAAGDLPPLHSLQSTSRGHSIEVRLYAEDPAKNFQPSAGLLTEVTFPTDARVDTWVQTGSEVSPHYDPLVAKLIVHADTRDTAIEKMSAALSRTRLEGIETNLFYLRDFIASDVFRAGKVITKTLAGFNYYDPSIDVLAAGNFSTVQDYPGRLGYWDVGIPPNGPMDHLSFRLGNRIVGNTEGVAGLELTITGPTLKFNRKSTICLAGAPMTATMDGQSVPYWCAFDVPAGATLKLGAIQGAGCRTYLLVRGGIDVPDYLGSRSTFTLGLFGGHGGRTLRTGDVLHLAEPDEATLDAPLYEGLAADLIPPLTNDWQIGVLDGPHAAPDFFLPADIEMLYATAWQVHYNSARTGVRLIGPKPQWARPDGGDAGLHPSNIHDTAYSIGAVDFTGDMPIILGPDGPSCGGFVCPVTIVQAELWKMGQLRPGDRVKFVSLRDTQANEMERAQDAAISQRGTGFQPVSSAQAHGLETHATQPPQSPLLHTAHPVADRPMVTYRRNGDQNVLVEYGPMVLDFDLRFRVHALMQWFADHPQAGVIDLVPGIRSLQVHFDSRVLPQRTLLDTLMAAEEQLPSIEDMAVPSRIVHLPLSWDDPATRLAIEKYMQSVRPDAPWCPSNLEFIRRVNGLSSIDDVYKIVFDASYLVLALGDVYLGAPVATPVDPRHRLVTTKYNPARTWTAENSVGIGGAYLCIYGMEGPGGYQFVGRTVQQFNRWRQTADFTGGKPWLLRFFDQVKFYPVTADELLRIRDDFVLGRFKLKVEETTFRLRDYHAFTKANADSIAGFRATQQAAFGAERQRWEAAGEFKAAASAEASTTAAPVAEAIDIPAGAEAAESPMVANVWKVVASEGQQVKAGDTLVILEAMKMETTVVSPCDGVVLRVTCKPGQMVMPGTTLCVVKGK